In a single window of the Nicotiana tomentosiformis chromosome 8, ASM39032v3, whole genome shotgun sequence genome:
- the LOC104085526 gene encoding receptor-like protein kinase HSL1, producing the protein MITGMLTGKQSFYLILLLNFIPILVNSQSPATTNESDILLKIKRQWGDPLSLSSWNSTSSPCDWPEIECSDDGKVTGIILQEKDITVEIPSSICDLKNLTFLNLALNFLPGKFPTLLYNCSSLEHLDLSQNYFVGPIPADIHLLQKLKYLDLGGNNFTGDIPPTIGNLTELESLYLHMNLFDGTFPAEIGNLTNLENLGLAFNGFSPARIPPEFEKLKKMKYFWMRRANLIGEIPESFGNFQSLEHIDLAYNNLEGEIPSGLFWLKNLTYAYLYSNQLSGLIPATNKLSNLIELDISNNKLTGKIPESFGELKQLEILNLFSNELYGEIPQSIAKIPTLKEFKVFRNKLNGSLPSEMGLHSTLEAFEVSQNLFTGNLPQHLCAKGNLFGVVAYVNNLSGEIPKSLEACSTLRTIQLYKNQFVGEIPSGVWTLVNMTSLLLSDNLFSGELPSKVASNFTRLEIYNNKFSGEIPVGISSWTSLVVLLASNNSFSGQIPVELTSLSKLTRMELDGNSLSGEIPANITSWKSLAILDLARNKLFGKIPAAIGLIPDLVSLDLSQNQFSGPIPPQLGVKRITSLNLSSNQLIGKIPDAFANLAFENSFLNNPSLCTSNSLPYLPNCNAKVSNSKRLSHRVLALILVLAIAVFLFTVLSTLFLVRDYKRKKHKRDVASWKLTSFQRLDFTEANILSSLTENNMIGSGGSGKVYKICIGRLNEYIAVKRIWSDRKVDYRLEREFLAEVQILGSIRHSNIVKLLCCISSEDSKLLVYEYMVNHSLDRWLHGKKRSSLNNKVMDWPTRLEIAIGSAQGLCYMHHDCTPPILHRDVKSSNILLDSEFKAKIADFGLAKLLDKKEELHTMSAVAGSFGYIAPEYAYTTKVNEKIDIYSFGVVLLELVTGRQPNFGEEHMSLAEWAWKQHGEGNNAIDNMLDSEIKEACYLEEMKTVFRLGLICTSNLPSSRPTMKEVLQILHRCKNFRNSAGKSPDKEYDVAPLLGNNSEKYIASYKRINSNKVIDDSDDGLIISTL; encoded by the exons ATGATCACCGGAATGTTGACCGGAAAGCAGTCATTTTATCTCATACTGCTACTGAACTTCATACCCATTTTGGTAAATTCACAATCTCCGGCCACCACCAATGAAAGTGATATTCTACTGAAGATAAAGCGTCAATGGGGAGACCCATTATCACTCAGCTCATGGAACTCTACTTCCTCGCCGTGTGATTGGCCGGAAATTGAGTGTTCTGATGACGGAAAAGTTACCGGAATAATACTTCAAGAAAAGGACATCACTGTCGAAATTCCGAGTTCCATTTGTGACCTCAAAAATCTTACTTTTCTCAATCTTGCTTTGAATTTTCTCCCGGGAAAGTTTCCAACTCTTCTATACAACTGTTCAAGTCTTGAACACTTGGACCTTTCTCAGAATTATTTTGTGGGTCCCATTCCGGCGGATATTCACCTGCTTCAGAAACTCAAGTATCTTGATTTGGGTGGTAACAACTTCACCGGAGATATCCCACCGACGATCGGAAATTTAACGGAGTTGGAGAGCTTGTACTTGCATATGAACTTGTTTGATGGAACATTTCCGGCAGAAATCGGAAATTTAACCAATCTTGAAAATCTGGGGTTGGCGTTTAATGGGTTTTCTCCGGCGAGAATACCGCCGGAGTTTGAGAAGCTGAAGAAAATGAAGTATTTTTGGATGAGACGGGCGAATTTGATTGGCGAAATTCCTGAAAGTTTCGGGAATTTtcaaagtcttgagcatattgatTTGGCTTATAACAATCTTGAAGGAGAAATTCCATCTGGATTGTTCTGGTTAAAGAATTTGACATATGCTTACTTGTACAGTAATCAGCTTTCGGGTTTGATTCCTGCGACTAATAAGTTGTCAAATTTGATTGAACTTGATATTTCAAATAACAAGTTGACTGGGAAAATCCCTGAAAGTTTTGGAGAATTGAAACAGTTGGAGATTCTGAATCTGTTTTCAAACGAATTATATGGCGAAATTCCACAAAGCATAGCCAAGATTCCAACTTTGAAGGAATTCAAAGTGTTCAGAAATAAATTGAATGGGAGTTTACCATCTGAAATGGGACTTCATTCAACGCTAGAAGCTTTTGAAGTTTCACAGAATTTGTTCACTGGAAATTTGCCTCAGCATTTGTGTGCTAAAGGGAATCTCTTTGGTGTGGTAGCTTATGTCAACAATTTATCTGGTGAAATACCAAAATCATTAGAAGCTTGTTCCACTTTACGTACGATCCAGCTCTATAAGAATCAGTTTGTTGGGGAAATTCCATCTGGTGTTTGGACTTTGGTTAATATGACAAGTTTGTTATTGAGTGATAACTTGTTTTCCGGGGAGTTACCGAGCAAAGTTGCATCCAATTTTACGCGGTTGGAGATCTATAACAAcaagttttcaggtgaaattcCAGTGGGAATATCTTCTTGGACTAGTTTGGTTGTACTTTTGGCGAGTAACAATTCGTTCTCGGGGCAGATTCCAGTGGAGTTAACTAGTCTTTCTAAGCTAACTCGGATGGAGCTTGATGGGAATTCGTTGTCCGGAGAAATTCCGGCAAATATAACATCATGGAAATCTTTGGCAATTTTGGATCTTGCTAGGAACAAACTCTTTGGCAAAATTCCAGCAGCTATAGGTTTAATTCCTGATCTTGTTTCTCTAGATTTGTCTCAAAATCAATTTTCAGGTCCAATTCCACCTCAATTAGGTGTAAAGAGGATAACTAGCCTTAACCTATCTTCCAATCAACTTATCGGAAAAATCCCAGATGCATTTGCTAACTTAGCCTTTGAAAACAGTTTCTTGAACAATCCCAGCCTTTGTACCAGCAACTCACTTCCATATCTTCCAAATTGTAATGCCAAAGTCAGCAATTCAAAAAGATTGTCTCATAGAGTTCTAGCCCTGATTCTAGTCCTTGCAATCGCTGTTTTCCTATTTACTGTCCTATCGACCTTGTTCCTGGTCAGGGACTACAAGAGGAAGAAGCATAAGCGCGATGTTGCAAGTTGGAAGTTGACTTCATTCCAGAGGTTGGATTTCACTGAGGCAAACATTTTGTCAAGTTTGACTGAAAATAACATGATTGGAAGTGGCGGATCAGGAAAGGTGTACAAAATTTGCATTGGGAGATTGAATGAATACATTGCTGTGAAGAGGATTTGGAGTGATAGGAAAGTGGATTACAGGCTCGAGAGAGAATTCTTGGCTGAGGTTCAGATATTGGGATCAATTAGACATTCCAATATAGTCAAGTTATTGTGTTGTATTTCGAGCGAGGATTCAAAGTTGCTCGTCTATGAGTACATGGTAAATCACAGTCTTGATAGATGGCTTCATGGAAAGAAGAGAAGTTCATTGAATAATAAAGTCATGGATTGGCCAACAAGATTGGAGATTGCCATTGGATCTGCTCAAGGACTTTGCTACATGCACCATGATTGCACTCCACCAATCCTTCATCGCGATGTGAAATCCAGCAATATCTTATTGGATTCTGAATTCAAGGCAAAAATTGCTGATTTTGGCTTGGCTAAGCTCTTAGATAAGAAAGAAGAGCTTCACACCATGTCTGCTGTTGCTGGTTCATTTGGTTATATTGCTCCAG AGTATGCTTATACAACGAAAGTGAATGAGAAGATCGATATCTATAGCTTCGGGGTGGTGCTATTGGAGCTAGTGACAGGAAGACAACCAAATTTCGGGGAAGAGCATATGAGCCTAGCAGAATGGGCATGGAAGCAGCACGGAGAAGGGAACAATGCCATCGATAATATGTTAGATTCAGAGATCAAGGAAGCATGTTACTTGGAAGAAATGAAAACCGTGTTCAGACTCGGGCTTATATGCACGAGCAACTTACCTTCAAGTAGGCCTACCATGAAAGAGGTTTTGCAGATACTTCATCGATGCAAGAACTTCAGGAATTCCGCTGGAAAATCACCAGATAAAGAGTATGATGTTGCACCCCTCCTTGGCAACAACAGCGAAAAGTACATTGCAAGTTACAAGCGTATTAATTCTAATAAGGTAATAGATGATAGTGATGATGGTCTAATAATCTCCACACTGTAA